The Salvelinus sp. IW2-2015 linkage group LG31, ASM291031v2, whole genome shotgun sequence genome window below encodes:
- the fbxl6 gene encoding F-box/LRR-repeat protein 6, whose product MEDGTPAGLSVGIADADNAPSSSSAASTRKRTSDVLRNAKPKKKKKAKVSRPPRLGYTVEQGEDMLLIISNTNQYDNIWRPNAKGRKKKKILKGKAKVKVTPAKKKNKVLPKGKATKKPLIKKSGLEPTLQHHQEEGFDSWGQSLPVEVLVNIFKMVVHQDGAVPFLCRVAKVCHLWNAAAASPALWRRVSVGYCWLEPGKTQLPKTELKIRNTVSWLAQNRFSQVRDFSLNHWKKNVDHVVEVVSQSCPHLRSLKLSYCTGVTEKAFQSLSGSCRSLDSINVQYSEIQVEGLVNFLESYGSQLRQILFTHGPRNDRLLTAISRGCCPELQLLEINTKLDSGYCQLPICIQALQNGCPKLQTFRMLNVIPMPKMTRNWSGSTSGFPLLEELCMATTAVSFMTDQDLTKIVYDSPKLRVLDLRGCSRITAAGLSSLPCEELECLYWGLYFSSNVTVSLSKKGIHLLTQKWSGTLQELDLANQLFSEEDMEIAMGHLAQRTGENPXRSLNLSGTKVTTPALRLVIGQSTALNYLNLSSCRYLPRGLKKLYRGQEEIHQLLDKLE is encoded by the exons ATGGAAGATGGTACACCTGCAGGACTATCTGTGGGAATTGCAGACGCTGACAATGCGCCCTCAAGCTCATCAGCAGCATCAACACGAAAGAGGACGTCTGATGTGCTCAGAAATGCTAAGcccaagaagaaaaagaaggcCAAAGTCAGCCGCCCCCCAAGGCTTGGCTACACTGTTGAACAAGGAGAGGATATGCTTCTGATCATATCGAATACAAATCAGTATGATAACATATGGCGGCCGAACgcgaaaggaagaaagaaaaagaaaatcctTAAAGGAAAAGCCAAAGTCAAAGTCACTCCAGCAAAGAAGAAGAATAAGGTTCTTCCAAAGGGTAAAGCCACAAAGAAGCCACTGATCAAAAAAAGTGGACTGGAGCCCACACTGCAACACCACCAAGAGGAGGGCTTTGACAGCTGGGGTCAGAGCCTCCCAGTGGAAGTGTTAGTTAATATTTTCAAGATGGTAGTTCACCAAGATGGTGCAGTACCATTCCTGTGCAG GGTGGCTAAGGTGTGCCACCTATGGAATGCTGCTGCAGCCAGTCCTGCTCTGTGGCGCCGTGTATCTGTGGGTTACTGCTGGTTGGAACCTGGTAAAACTCAATTACCTAAAACAGAACTGAAGATCAGGAACACTGTTAGCTGGCTTGCACAGAACAG ATTCTCCCAAGTAAGAGACTTTTCTCTTAATCACTGGAAAAAAAATGTTGACCATGTTGTGGAG GTTGTGTCCCAGTCCTGCCCCCATCTCCGCTCACTCAAGCTGTCATACTGTACAGGCGTGACTGAGAAGGCCTTTCAGAGCCTCAGTGGCAGCTGCCGGTCACTGGATAGCATTAACGTCCAGTACTCTGAG ATACAGGTTGAAGGGCTTGTCAACTTCTTGGAATCCTATGGCAGTCAACTTAGACAGATTCTGTTCACCCATGGGCCCAGGAATGACCGACTTCTCACTGCTATCTCC AGAGGATGCTGCCCTGAGTTGCAATTGCTGGAAATCAACACAAAACTGGACAGTGGATATTGCCAGCTTCCAATTTGCATCCAAGCTTTGCAAAATGGCTGTCCTAAACTGCAG ACTTTCCGGATGCTGAATGTCATTCCGATGCCTAAAATGACTCGTAATTGGTCGGGTTCCACATCTGGCTTCCCTTTACTGGAGGAGCTGTGTATGGCCACCACAGCTGTTTCCTTTATGACTGACCAAGACTTGACGAAGATTGTCTACGACTCCCCTAAACTGCGTGTGCTGGACCTGAGAGGTTGTTCCCGGATCACAGCAGCCGGGCTCTCTTCTCTACCATGTGAAG AGCTTGAGTGTCTGTACTGGGGACTGTACTTCAGCAGCAATGTCACAGTGTCGTTGTCCAAGAAGGGAATTCACCTGCTGACCCAGAAATGGAGTGGCACCTTGCAGGAGCTCGACCTTGCCAACCAGCTCTTCTCTGAAGAAGACATGGAGATTGCCATGGGCCACCTAGCTCAGAGAACCGGAGAAAACCCCRTACGTTCGCTCAATCTTAGCGGGACCAAGGTCACAACACCTGCCCTCCG GTTAGTTATAGGCCAGTCTACAGCACTCAATTACTTAAACTTGTCTTCCTGCCGTTACCTTCCWAGAGGTCTGAAGAAACTGTATCGTGGCCAAGAAGAAATCCACCAGCTGCTGGACAAATTAGAGTAA